The Rhodanobacteraceae bacterium genomic sequence TTTGGCCTCGATGTCGTGGTAGAGCACGTGCATCCCCAGCGATTCCGCGAGCACGCCTACCTGGGTGCCGATATGGCCGTAGCCCACGATGCCGAGCGTCTTGCCGCGCACCTCGAAGCTGCCGTCGGCGGACTTGGACCAGCCGCCGCGGTGGCATTCGGCATTGCGTTCGGGCACCCGCCGCATCAGCAGGATCGCTTCGGCGATCACCAGTTCGGCGACGCTGCGGGTGTTGGAATACGGCGCGTTGAACACCGGCACGCCGCGTTCGCGCGCGTCCCGGAGGTCGACCTGGTTGGTGCCGATGCAGAAGCAGCCGACCGCGAGCAGGCGGCGCGCCTGCGCGATCGCCTCGGCGTCGAGTTGCGTGCGCGAACGCAGGCCGACGATGTGCGCGTCGGCGATGGCCTCGAACAGTTGCGCGCGCGGCAGCGCCTTGTCGTGGCGCTCGATCCATGAATAACCCGCGTCGTGCAGGACATCGACGGCGCTTTGGTGGATGCCTTCCAGCAAAACGATCTTGATGTCCTTTTTCGGGAACGAGGTTTTCATGTCGGAACGCGCGGTTTTGCAGGGACGGGAGTGTTAGGCTAACCGGATTTCCTTTCCAGACGAAATGCCGCGAATGGATATGCACAGCGAGCGCCGCAGCCTGTATCCCGAAATCGAGCCGTTCGACAGCGGCATGCTGCCGGTTTCCGCGTTGCACACGTTGTACTACGAGCAGTGCGGCAACCCGCACGGGAAACCCGTGGTGTTCCTGCACGGCGGTCCTGGCGCGGGTTGCAACCCCAAGTGCCGGCGCTTCTTCGATCCCTCGGTGTACCGGATCGTGCTGTTCGACCAGCGCGGCTGCGGGCGTTCCACGCCGCACGCGGAACTTCGCGAGAACACCACCTGGGACCTGGTGGCCGACATCGAACGCCTGCGGGCGCATCTGCGCATCGAGCGCTGGCAGGTGTTCGGCGGTTCGTGGGGTTCGACGCTGGCGCTGGCGTACGCGGAAACCCATCCCGACCGCGTCACCGAGCTGGTGCTGCGCGGCATCTTCATGTTGCGCCAGCGCGAACTGCAGTGGTTCTACCAGCGCGGCTGCGACATGCTGTATCCCGATGCGTGGGAAAAATACCTCGCCGCGATTCCGGAAGCCGAACACGGCGACCTGATCGGCGCGTACCACAAGCGCCTGACGTCGGGCGATCCGGCGGTGCGGCTCGCCGCCGCGCGCGCGTGGTCGGTGTGGGAGGCCTCGACCAGCTTCCTGCTGCAGAACGAGGCCTACGTCGCGGCCAGCGCCGGCGATGAATTCGCGCTGGCGTTCGCCGGCATCGAGAACCACTATTTCGTGAATCGCGGATTCTTCGAGCACGACGACCAGTTGCTGCGCAACGCGCATCGCCTGCACGGCATCCCTGCGGTGATCGTGCAGGGCCGCTACGACGTGGTGTGCCCGGCGCGCAGCGCCTGGGACTTGCACTGCGCGTGGCCGCAGGCCGACCTGCGCATCGTGCCGGATGCCGGGCACTCCGCGTTCGAGCCCGGCAACGTGCACGAACTGGTGGGCGCGACCGACCGCTTCCGCGGACGCGGGCGGTAGGCCGGTTTCAACCTGCGGGCGCTACGCTGCCGGCCAGAGCCAGGCGAAGGTCACGCCGGTGATGATCGCGTAGACGATGCCATCGACGATGTACTTGAACGCGACGCGCCAGGGAAAGCCCCACCAGATTGCATCCGGAAAGGAACCGAAGGCGTAGCCGAGCAGCGCGGCCAGCGCGGTGGTGTGGAAGACGAAATGCGTGTTGGCGCCCGCCGGCAACATGAGCGCGATCAGTGCGCATAGCAGTGACACCAGGATGCAGAACAGGAACCACTGCACCAGTGACGTGCCCATGTTCATCGATCCGTTGCGGCGAAGGATCACCATGCCGACCGGGCCCTGCGCGAACTTCTCCTTCATCGCCGGATCCTTCGTGGCTTCGGGCCCGACGCACCAGGGCACCACGTAGTGTCCCGGCGCCGGAGTGCCGGCGCGGATCGCGGCGCGCACCTCGTCCTCGTTGGAAAACTTGCGGTAGTCCGGCGTGTGCCAGAACTTCAGGAACATGTTGTTCAACGCGCTGGCGATGAATACGAACACGGCGGACAGGATGATCGGCAACCACAGCGAAGCGAGTGTCATGGCGGTTCTCCTCACGAGTGGTGCAGCGGGACGACACGATCTCAGTCTTCTTCGGTTTTGGGCTTGTAGGCCTCGGTGAGCTGCTTCTGGATCTGCGGCGGCACCGGATCGTAGTGGGACAATTCCATCGCGAAGCGGCCTTCGCCGCCGGTCAGCGAACGCAATTCGGTCTGGTAGTCGACCACTTCCGCCAGCGGCGCCTGCGCCTTGACCACCAGCACGCCGCCGCGCAATGAATCGGTGCCGTTGATGCGCGCGCGCTTGGAGGCCAGCCCGCCGGTGACGTCGCCCATGTATTGCTCGGGCACGTTGACGTCGAGGTTGACGATGGGTTCCAGCACGATCGGCCGGGCTTTCGACACCGCGTCGAGGAAAGCCTTCTTGCCGGCCGACACGAACGCGACTTCCTTGGAATCGACCGGGTGGTATTTGCCGTCGTACACGACCACGCGCACGTCCTGCATCGGGTAGCCCGCGATGGCGCCGTGTTCGAGCACCTGGCGCACGCCTTTCTCGATCGCGGGGATGTACTGGTTGGGGATCACGCCGCCCTTGCTCTCGTCGCTGAACTCGAAGCCCGCGCCGCGCGGCAACGGTTCCACGCGCAGGAACACCTCACCGAACTGGCCGGCGCCGCCGGTCTGCTTCTTGTGGCGGTGGTGGCCTTCGGCCCTGGCGCCGATGGTTTCGCGATAGGCGATGCGCGGCGGGTGGGTGGTCACCTCGACGCCGTAGCGATCGCGCATGCGTTCCAGCACCAGTTTCAGGTGCAGGTCGGAGAGGCCGCGCACCACCGTCTCGTTCAATTCCTTGTTGTGCTCGACGCCGAGGCAGGGATCTTCCTCGGCGAGCTTGGCCAGCGCGGTCGCGAGCTTCTGGTCCTGGCCCTTGTGCCTGGGTTCCACCGCGAGGCCGAACATCGACAGCGGATACGCGAGCGGCTGCAGGTGGATCAGATCCTCGTCGTGCGAGTCGTGCAGCACCGCGTCGAAATGGACTTCGTCCACCTTGGCGACGCCGGCGATGTCGCCCGGGATCGCGCGCTCGATCTCGACGTGATCCTTGCCTTGCAGGCGGAACAGGTGCCCGACCTTGAACGGCTTCTTGCCGTCGTCGATGAAGAGTTGCGAATCCTTCCTGACCGTGCCCTGCCATACGCGGAACACCGCGAGCTTGCCGACGAAGGGATCGTTGATGATCTTGAACACGTCCGCGATCACGTGCGCGGCGGGATCGGGTTTCGCTTCGACGGGTTTCGCATCGGCGCCGGCGCCCTTCACGAACGGCGGCGGATTGGCCTCGCCCGGATGCGGCAGCAACTTCTGCGCGATCTGCAGCCACTCCGCGACACCCGCGCCGGTGCGTGCGGAGGTGAAACAGATCGGCACCAGATGGCCCTCGCGCAGGCATTGTTCGAAAGCCTCGTGCAGGTCTTCGGGCGAAATCCGGTCCTCGCCCTCTTCGAGGTAACGGCCCATCAGGCGTTCGTTGATCTCGACCACCTGGTCGATGATCCGCTGGTGCGCGTCGGCGACTCGGCCAAGGTCGCTGTCGCCGTCGTGCGCGTAAAAGCAATCTGCCACCTTCGCGCCGTGCGCCGCCGGCAGGTTCACGGGCAGGCACTCGGGTCCGAATTCGTCGCGCAGTTCGTCGACCAGCGCCGCGAGGTCCAGGCCCTCCATGTCGATGCGGTTGACCACCAGCATCCGCGCGAGCCGCCGCTCCTTCGCGTAGTGCATCAGCCGGCGCGTGCCGTGCTCGATGCCGTTGGCGGCGTTGACCACCACCGCGCAGGTCTCGACCGCGGCCAGCGCTGCCAGGGTTTCGCCGCGGAAATCCGCGTAGCCCGCGGTGTCGATCAGGTTGATATGACAGTTCGCCGCATCGATCGACGCGATGGTGGAGTGGATCGAGTGCTGGCGCTGTTTCTCCTGGTCGTCGTAGTCGGACACCGTGCTGCCGCGTTCGATCGTGCCCGCCGTCTGGATCGCGCCGCCGGCGACCAGCAGGGCTTCGAACAGAGTCGTCTTGCCTGCGCCTGCGTGGCCCGCCAGGGCCACGTTGCGGATGTCTCCGGTGGTGTAGGCGCTCATGACGACCTCGCTTTTCGATGGCGGCGGTCGCGTGACCATGCGCCAATCCGGTCAACGGGTCAAGCGGTCCCAAGGAACCTGAAGCCCGGAGGATGGTCTCAACACGCGCCTCCCCGCGATGACGGTCATCGCGCATCCCCTACACTTCCACACGCGCAACGCGCGCGCATCGGCCGGCCGCATGCCACGCAACGAGGAACGGGAAATCGAGGAGCTGCCACGACCCCGCGATCGCGGGGCCGTGCACGATGCCGCCGCCGAGCTGTCCGGCCTGCCTTACGTGCGGCTCACCCAGCGTGTGCCGCCGCCGCGCGACCGCCGCAGCCTGTGGCTGCTGGTCGCGCTGGTGGTGCTGGCGCACGTGCTGCTGGCGTGGCTGGCCTGGTGGATCCTGCGCCCGGCTCCGTACCGCGAAAACCAGAGCGGCGTCGTCTCGGTCTTCCTCATCGAGCCGTCATTGGAACCGCCGCCGCCGTTGCTGCCACCCCCGCCGTTGCCGGGACAGCCCGCGCCGGCCGCGCCGCCGCCACTGGTGCACCGCGAAGCGCAGGCGAAGGGCGCGATCAGCGCGACGCTGGAGGGCGTCAAGACGCCGCCGTTGCGGCTCTACGAATCGAACGGACAGATCCGGCTGCCGTCCTCCAGCGCAGCGCCGCAACCGGTGCCGGCCTACAGCGCACCGGGGATCAAGGGCTCGCAGATCTACAGCGGCAAGTCGCCGGTGCCGTACAAGCCGACGCGCTTCAACCAGGACTGGGCGCCGGACAAGGAAAGCCTGGGCGCGAAAACGATCGGCCGCGCGGTCGACAAGGCGATCGAGAAGACCACGGTGCAGAAGACCGTCCATTTGCCCGGCGGCATCAAGATCCATTGCGCGGTCTCGCCGCTGATGCTGCTCGCCGGTTGCGCGGGCGACGC encodes the following:
- a CDS encoding Proline iminopeptidase; translated protein: MDMHSERRSLYPEIEPFDSGMLPVSALHTLYYEQCGNPHGKPVVFLHGGPGAGCNPKCRRFFDPSVYRIVLFDQRGCGRSTPHAELRENTTWDLVADIERLRAHLRIERWQVFGGSWGSTLALAYAETHPDRVTELVLRGIFMLRQRELQWFYQRGCDMLYPDAWEKYLAAIPEAEHGDLIGAYHKRLTSGDPAVRLAAARAWSVWEASTSFLLQNEAYVAASAGDEFALAFAGIENHYFVNRGFFEHDDQLLRNAHRLHGIPAVIVQGRYDVVCPARSAWDLHCAWPQADLRIVPDAGHSAFEPGNVHELVGATDRFRGRGR
- a CDS encoding Translation elongation factor G-related protein gives rise to the protein MSAYTTGDIRNVALAGHAGAGKTTLFEALLVAGGAIQTAGTIERGSTVSDYDDQEKQRQHSIHSTIASIDAANCHINLIDTAGYADFRGETLAALAAVETCAVVVNAANGIEHGTRRLMHYAKERRLARMLVVNRIDMEGLDLAALVDELRDEFGPECLPVNLPAAHGAKVADCFYAHDGDSDLGRVADAHQRIIDQVVEINERLMGRYLEEGEDRISPEDLHEAFEQCLREGHLVPICFTSARTGAGVAEWLQIAQKLLPHPGEANPPPFVKGAGADAKPVEAKPDPAAHVIADVFKIINDPFVGKLAVFRVWQGTVRKDSQLFIDDGKKPFKVGHLFRLQGKDHVEIERAIPGDIAGVAKVDEVHFDAVLHDSHDEDLIHLQPLAYPLSMFGLAVEPRHKGQDQKLATALAKLAEEDPCLGVEHNKELNETVVRGLSDLHLKLVLERMRDRYGVEVTTHPPRIAYRETIGARAEGHHRHKKQTGGAGQFGEVFLRVEPLPRGAGFEFSDESKGGVIPNQYIPAIEKGVRQVLEHGAIAGYPMQDVRVVVYDGKYHPVDSKEVAFVSAGKKAFLDAVSKARPIVLEPIVNLDVNVPEQYMGDVTGGLASKRARINGTDSLRGGVLVVKAQAPLAEVVDYQTELRSLTGGEGRFAMELSHYDPVPPQIQKQLTEAYKPKTEED